The following proteins come from a genomic window of Nitrospirota bacterium:
- a CDS encoding AAA family ATPase, with translation MMNIKHTEAFDLAYRFVTETNRNIFLTGKAGTGKTTFLKYLRQTSFKKMVVAAPTGVAAINAGGVTLHSLFQLPFAPFIPSKDARLNDEVGQANAPTSVGVNSHSLLSRVRYSKEKLNLLRNLELLVIDESSMVASHTVDAIDTILRSIRRRHQQPFGGTQVLFIGDLHQLPPVVKNQEWEFLKNYYPSVFFFDSIVLRENVPVMIELKEIFRQQDNVFIEVLNEIRNNNLTNENFSLLNSRLKRNFIPADNEGYITLTTHNYQADEINKRKLQKLSAHSQTYHASIQGDFPENLYPAGQELELKEGAQIMFLKNDVEGGKYFNGKIGVITELDEDMIKVKCKGEQQEIEVKKHEWKNVNYSLNPDTHEITEEELGSFLQYPLRLAWAITIHKSQGLTFDKLIIDAENAFANGQVYVALSRCTSLEGLILTSHVNRQFLGAHQNLKDWQEKNHDEKNLQQKFHESRQKHIQQELQNIFTWKNWFYELRELNDILNEQKENLPSECFSWIAELTEKQKALDEAAVKFKERMVDLCNQNPVVEENQPLQKRIKDAANYFSAEIMKWKEKFFNHPLSTDTKKTARKIDTSLNEINFIVHEILGMINHCKNGFLLNDYLKNGKKVVPIYRDGKIQSSYAQNQIRNISSKELEHSGLYDRIAEMRRLIGSATNLPLYTIFSNNAIKNVCMSLPGSKDALLKVKGFGKAKVKKYGDEVLGLVREYCLENNLEPQQIFKEESPGEKKSTTVEETLKHFKQGKSIEEIARERNLVVSTIEGHFAQAIKYGLVHIEELMSMEEVNKIAGYFPPNADFIQLSGIKSRLLGTEIVSYGKLKMVLAWLQKDK, from the coding sequence ATGATGAACATAAAACATACCGAAGCATTTGACCTGGCGTATCGTTTCGTCACCGAAACTAATCGGAATATTTTTCTAACGGGCAAAGCCGGAACGGGCAAGACAACTTTTCTGAAATATTTGCGGCAAACCTCTTTTAAAAAAATGGTTGTCGCTGCGCCTACGGGAGTTGCGGCTATCAATGCCGGCGGCGTTACCCTTCATTCGTTATTTCAATTGCCGTTTGCCCCGTTCATCCCGTCAAAAGATGCCCGCCTGAATGACGAAGTCGGGCAGGCAAATGCCCCGACATCTGTCGGGGTCAACAGCCACTCGCTTTTGTCGCGGGTTCGTTATAGTAAGGAAAAACTCAACCTGCTTCGCAATCTTGAATTGCTTGTGATTGATGAATCGAGCATGGTGGCTTCGCATACCGTTGATGCGATTGATACTATTTTAAGAAGCATAAGAAGAAGACATCAACAGCCGTTTGGCGGCACACAGGTTTTATTTATTGGCGACCTGCATCAACTCCCGCCAGTGGTGAAAAATCAGGAGTGGGAGTTTTTGAAAAACTATTATCCTTCCGTTTTCTTCTTTGACAGCATAGTGCTGAGAGAAAATGTTCCGGTGATGATAGAACTAAAAGAAATTTTTCGCCAGCAAGACAATGTTTTTATTGAAGTGCTGAATGAAATCAGGAATAACAATCTCACGAATGAAAATTTTAGTTTACTGAATTCGCGGCTCAAACGGAATTTTATTCCTGCTGATAATGAAGGATATATTACGCTCACAACCCATAATTACCAAGCCGATGAGATAAACAAAAGAAAGCTGCAAAAACTGTCTGCACACTCACAAACCTACCATGCATCGATACAAGGTGATTTTCCTGAAAATCTATATCCTGCCGGACAGGAACTTGAACTCAAAGAAGGAGCGCAGATAATGTTTCTGAAAAATGATGTGGAAGGAGGGAAATATTTTAACGGAAAAATCGGCGTCATCACAGAGCTTGACGAGGATATGATAAAAGTAAAATGCAAAGGAGAGCAACAGGAGATAGAAGTAAAAAAACATGAATGGAAAAATGTGAACTACTCGCTCAATCCTGACACGCACGAAATAACTGAAGAAGAATTGGGCAGTTTCCTGCAATACCCGCTGCGCCTTGCCTGGGCGATTACAATTCATAAAAGTCAGGGGCTTACTTTTGATAAACTGATTATTGATGCGGAAAATGCTTTTGCCAACGGGCAGGTTTATGTGGCGTTGAGCCGCTGCACTTCACTGGAAGGGTTGATTCTGACTTCCCATGTTAACCGGCAGTTCCTCGGTGCGCATCAGAATCTGAAGGACTGGCAGGAAAAAAATCATGATGAAAAAAATCTGCAGCAGAAATTTCATGAATCAAGACAAAAGCATATTCAGCAGGAATTACAAAATATTTTTACATGGAAGAACTGGTTTTATGAATTGCGCGAACTAAATGATATTCTGAATGAACAGAAAGAGAATCTGCCATCGGAATGTTTTTCGTGGATTGCGGAACTGACCGAAAAGCAAAAGGCGCTGGACGAGGCGGCTGTTAAATTCAAAGAGCGCATGGTTGACCTGTGCAATCAAAATCCTGTTGTGGAAGAAAATCAACCGCTCCAGAAGAGAATAAAAGATGCGGCAAATTATTTTTCTGCGGAGATTATGAAATGGAAAGAAAAATTCTTTAATCATCCGCTCTCAACAGACACGAAAAAGACCGCTCGCAAAATTGATACTTCTTTAAATGAAATCAATTTTATTGTCCATGAAATTTTGGGTATGATAAATCACTGCAAAAACGGTTTTTTACTGAATGATTACTTAAAGAACGGGAAAAAAGTTGTCCCGATATATCGGGATGGAAAAATACAAAGTTCTTATGCTCAGAATCAAATAAGGAATATCAGTTCAAAAGAATTAGAACACTCCGGATTGTATGATAGAATTGCTGAAATGCGAAGGCTAATCGGAAGTGCCACTAACCTTCCACTTTATACCATCTTCAGCAATAATGCTATTAAAAATGTGTGTATGAGTTTACCGGGCAGCAAGGACGCATTGCTGAAAGTAAAAGGATTCGGCAAAGCAAAAGTGAAAAAGTATGGGGATGAAGTGTTAGGGTTGGTACGCGAATACTGTCTTGAAAATAATCTTGAGCCGCAACAGATTTTCAAAGAAGAATCTCCGGGAGAGAAAAAGTCAACCACAGTAGAAGAAACCCTGAAACATTTCAAACAGGGCAAAAGCATAGAGGAAATTGCAAGGGAAAGAAATCTTGTAGTAAGCACTATTGAAGGGCATTTTGCGCAGGCGATAAAATATGGTTTGGTTCACATTGAGGAATTAATGTCTATGGAAGAAGTCAATAAAATTGCCGGATACTTTCCTCCAAATGCAGATTTTATTCAACTGTCCGGTATAAAATCCCGATTACTTGGGACTGAAATCGTCTCCTATGGCAAGCTCAAAATGGTTTTGGCATGGCTGCAAAAAGATAAATGA
- a CDS encoding DUF502 domain-containing protein, whose translation MVTSIRATLKRKFLAGLIVSIPAVITVLVIVWFFEFVDGILGPLYNKVLGYNVHGLGFISAVILIFLIGIISTNVFGKKLIEFFEKAVVRIPVFKGIYAAIKQLVDAFSPENNSSFKKFVIVEYPRQGAYAFGFLTKECTIKASRSGKESCLRAVYVPTNNLYLGEIVLLGEGDVFYTDIPIEDGIKIILSGGIAAPSRILESKE comes from the coding sequence ATGGTAACTTCTATTCGTGCGACCCTTAAAAGAAAATTTCTTGCCGGGCTGATTGTCTCAATTCCCGCGGTAATTACTGTTTTAGTCATCGTATGGTTTTTTGAGTTTGTGGACGGCATATTGGGCCCCCTTTACAACAAGGTACTGGGCTACAATGTCCATGGCCTCGGATTCATTTCTGCGGTAATTTTGATATTTCTTATCGGAATAATATCAACAAATGTATTCGGTAAAAAGCTAATAGAGTTTTTTGAAAAGGCTGTTGTCAGAATACCTGTATTCAAGGGTATTTATGCGGCAATAAAGCAGCTTGTCGACGCATTCTCGCCTGAAAACAACAGTTCATTCAAAAAATTTGTGATAGTTGAGTATCCCAGGCAAGGAGCCTATGCCTTCGGCTTCCTGACCAAAGAGTGTACGATAAAAGCATCCAGAAGCGGCAAGGAATCATGCCTCAGGGCAGTTTATGTTCCTACGAATAATCTGTATCTCGGTGAGATAGTTTTGCTTGGGGAGGGTGATGTTTTCTATACGGATATTCCTATAGAGGACGGTATTAAGATAATACTTTCAGGCGGTATTGCAGCGCCGTCCAGGATATTGGAGTCAAAGGAATGA
- the glmU gene encoding bifunctional UDP-N-acetylglucosamine diphosphorylase/glucosamine-1-phosphate N-acetyltransferase GlmU, with amino-acid sequence MKLAVVILAAGRGERMGSHLPKVLHGIFDKPMLQCVIDSAEKLRPSRIIAVVGKNFKEIKKSIKPENILFAIQKKPKGTGDALLRAKTLLKGTKHGGTILVLNGDVPLITSETLKKFLSLHRKGRNGISLISFAAANPASYGRILRDRNSRINSIVEDKDATEAQRKINEVNSGVYAIESGILSLLKEIPLNIAKGEYYLTDVIGIAGNKGYRMNAYCIGSEDELMGVNTIPELMKARKIFRERLTDAWIKKGITFLDHDSIFISGNVAIGRNTTIYPNVCLEGRTEIGRGCTIYPNVRIVDSVIKDGVVVKDSTVIEGSVVRAKAVVGPFAHIRPGCDIGSEAKIGNFVEIKKSVIGDRTKASHLSYLGDASIGKGVNIGAGTITCNYDGKKKNRTTIEDGAFIGSDTQLVAPVKVGKGAYVGAGSTITKCVPAMSLSVSRVEQRNIEGWAVKKKLRVKS; translated from the coding sequence ATGAAACTTGCAGTGGTTATCCTTGCGGCAGGACGCGGCGAAAGGATGGGTTCTCACTTGCCGAAGGTTCTGCATGGGATTTTTGATAAACCTATGCTGCAGTGTGTGATTGATTCCGCTGAGAAGCTAAGGCCGTCCAGAATCATCGCTGTGGTTGGAAAAAACTTCAAAGAGATTAAAAAGTCAATAAAGCCGGAAAACATTTTATTTGCAATACAGAAAAAACCCAAGGGAACGGGCGATGCGCTCTTAAGGGCCAAGACATTGCTGAAAGGCACCAAACATGGAGGCACGATACTCGTATTAAACGGCGATGTCCCCCTCATCACATCAGAGACATTGAAGAAATTTCTGAGTCTGCATCGAAAAGGCAGGAATGGTATTTCTCTTATCTCTTTTGCTGCAGCAAATCCTGCTTCATACGGAAGAATATTAAGGGACAGAAATAGCCGTATTAACTCAATCGTAGAGGATAAGGATGCGACAGAGGCTCAGAGAAAAATCAATGAGGTTAACAGCGGAGTGTATGCCATAGAATCCGGCATATTATCCCTGCTTAAAGAAATTCCGCTTAATATTGCAAAGGGCGAGTATTACCTTACGGATGTTATCGGCATCGCCGGAAACAAGGGCTATAGAATGAACGCCTACTGTATAGGCTCTGAGGATGAACTGATGGGAGTTAATACAATACCTGAACTGATGAAGGCACGAAAAATATTCAGGGAAAGACTGACTGATGCCTGGATTAAAAAAGGCATTACATTTCTTGACCACGATTCAATTTTTATCTCAGGCAATGTTGCGATAGGAAGGAATACGACTATTTATCCTAATGTCTGTCTTGAAGGCAGGACCGAAATAGGCAGAGGATGCACTATATATCCGAATGTGCGCATTGTTGACAGCGTTATCAAGGATGGAGTTGTAGTGAAGGACTCTACTGTGATTGAGGGGTCTGTTGTAAGGGCTAAAGCAGTGGTCGGCCCTTTTGCTCATATAAGGCCGGGATGCGATATCGGATCTGAGGCAAAGATAGGGAATTTTGTTGAGATAAAAAAATCTGTGATAGGCGACAGGACCAAGGCGTCTCATCTCAGTTACCTCGGTGACGCTTCTATAGGAAAGGGCGTCAATATCGGAGCAGGCACCATAACATGCAATTATGACGGCAAAAAGAAAAACAGGACAACAATAGAAGACGGCGCTTTTATAGGCAGCGACACTCAGTTGGTTGCGCCTGTAAAAGTTGGCAAAGGCGCATATGTAGGCGCCGGCTCTACGATTACCAAATGCGTTCCTGCCATGTCGCTTTCAGTGAGCAGGGTAGAACAGAGGAATATAGAGGGATGGGCAGTTAAAAAAAAGTTAAGAGTTAAGAGTTAA
- the glmS gene encoding glutamine--fructose-6-phosphate transaminase (isomerizing): MCGIIGYTGKRNAVSIILEGLKRLEYRGYDSAGIAFFNERGVEIRKCTGKIKDLYAIIDSDKPFSTTAIGHTRWATHGKPSEENAHPHKSGGIIIVHNGIIENYLQLKKKLIDEGYKFTSETDTEVLCHLIEKYAADYPLEDAVRKALKEVRGAYALAVINEKERGKIVGVRKDSPLVVGLGDGEFFLASDVPAFLNYSRDVIYLDDGEMVVMTGDGVVVTTLDGAPVQKEVVSVSWSPAMAEKGGYKHFMLKEIYEQPRAIADTLRGRFYPESGQVNMDEFGIKEEDLRKAQKIFIVACGTSWHAALIGKYMIEELARVPVEVDIASEFRYRNPVIGQDSLLVAITQSGETADTLAAQREAKRLGAKTLSICNVVGSTASREADAVFYTHSGPEIGVASTKAFTTQIVGLYLFAVGLGRLKGTVNSDSAMGLLRDLLFLPGLVEKVIAADNVIERIAKELFTVNDFLYMGRGINYPIALEGALKLKEISYIHAEGYPAGEMKHGPIALVDEVLPSVFLVPRGRLYDKVLSNIEEVRSRGGRIITVTDEGNKEVCSRSDYCISVPETNSFLSAILMAIPLQLLAYHIGVLRGCDVDQPRNLAKSVTVE, from the coding sequence ATGTGCGGGATAATAGGCTATACAGGCAAAAGAAATGCGGTTTCAATAATACTTGAAGGGCTCAAGCGCCTTGAATACCGGGGCTATGATTCTGCGGGAATTGCATTTTTTAATGAAAGAGGCGTAGAGATCAGGAAGTGCACAGGGAAGATTAAAGACCTGTACGCGATTATAGACTCCGACAAACCGTTCAGCACTACCGCCATAGGACACACAAGATGGGCGACTCATGGAAAGCCTTCAGAAGAAAATGCGCATCCTCACAAGTCAGGCGGGATAATAATTGTGCACAACGGGATAATAGAAAATTATCTACAGCTTAAAAAGAAACTGATTGATGAGGGGTATAAGTTTACCTCAGAGACCGACACAGAGGTTCTATGCCATCTGATAGAAAAATACGCCGCTGATTATCCTTTGGAAGATGCTGTCAGAAAAGCGCTTAAAGAGGTCAGGGGCGCATATGCGCTTGCAGTGATAAATGAAAAAGAACGCGGCAAGATCGTTGGTGTACGAAAAGACAGCCCGCTTGTTGTCGGTCTTGGCGACGGAGAATTTTTCCTTGCGTCTGATGTGCCTGCTTTTCTCAATTATTCAAGAGATGTGATATATCTTGATGATGGAGAGATGGTGGTTATGACAGGTGACGGCGTGGTTGTGACAACCCTTGACGGTGCGCCTGTTCAGAAAGAAGTCGTTTCTGTTTCATGGAGCCCTGCTATGGCTGAAAAAGGCGGCTATAAGCATTTTATGCTTAAAGAGATATATGAACAGCCCAGGGCAATAGCAGATACCTTAAGAGGGAGGTTTTATCCTGAAAGCGGCCAGGTGAATATGGATGAGTTTGGCATAAAAGAGGAAGACCTGAGAAAGGCACAAAAAATTTTCATTGTTGCCTGCGGCACGTCATGGCATGCCGCCCTTATCGGAAAATATATGATAGAGGAATTGGCAAGGGTTCCTGTAGAGGTTGATATAGCATCAGAATTCAGATACAGAAACCCGGTGATTGGGCAGGACAGCCTTTTAGTCGCTATAACGCAGTCAGGAGAAACAGCAGATACGCTTGCAGCCCAAAGAGAAGCCAAGAGGCTCGGGGCAAAGACGCTGAGCATATGCAATGTTGTCGGCAGCACTGCATCAAGAGAGGCTGACGCGGTGTTCTATACTCATTCAGGGCCCGAGATAGGCGTTGCATCAACAAAGGCATTCACCACGCAGATAGTAGGGCTTTATCTCTTTGCAGTGGGGCTCGGCAGGCTTAAAGGAACTGTAAACAGTGATTCAGCTATGGGATTGCTCAGGGATCTCCTTTTTCTTCCGGGGCTGGTTGAGAAGGTTATCGCGGCGGATAATGTAATTGAACGCATAGCAAAAGAACTATTTACGGTTAATGATTTCTTGTATATGGGGCGGGGAATAAATTATCCCATTGCGCTTGAAGGCGCGCTTAAGCTCAAGGAAATATCTTATATTCATGCCGAGGGTTATCCTGCAGGAGAGATGAAACATGGCCCGATAGCGCTTGTTGACGAGGTCCTTCCATCTGTATTTTTAGTGCCGAGGGGTAGACTTTATGATAAGGTTCTATCTAATATAGAAGAAGTAAGAAGCAGGGGGGGCAGGATCATAACAGTAACTGACGAGGGCAATAAAGAGGTATGCAGCCGTTCCGATTATTGCATTTCTGTACCTGAAACTAATTCTTTTCTGTCGGCAATTTTAATGGCAATTCCGCTGCAGCTTCTTGCGTATCATATAGGAGTGCTGAGAGGATGCGATGTTGACCAGCCCAGAAATCTGGCTAAAAGTGTAACCGTTGAGTGA